Genomic segment of Prochlorococcus marinus XMU1405:
AGTTATGTCAAAGTAAAAACTCCCATCTCCTTGAGAAATATCAACTGAATTATTTTGGGATAGTTCAAAGGACTGTAATGTTGGTGCCGTTGTATCTTCCTGACCACCGACAACTTCAATATCAGCATTAAGACCTAATTCTTGAAAATCTTCTTCATTTAAACTTAAGCTGTTACCTATCTCATCCTTAAGGTAAATAGCACGTAAGTTCCAAGTTCCAGTCTCTGAGAATTGTTCTATTTTTACTTCAAGATCTTCCCAGGAAAAGTCGCTATTAGGTGTATATTCCAAGCTACCAACTGCAAAAGATTGGTCCACCGTTATAGTTCCGGAGGGACTTTCCCAAACCACATACCCATAGTCAAACCCACTTAAATCTTCAGAAACAGTTATGTCAAAGTAAAAACTCCCATCTCCTTGAGAAATATCAACTGAATTATTTTGGGATAGTTCAAAGGACTGTAATGTTGGTGCCGTTATATCCTCTAACGCAAGTGGGTTAATTTTTAATGAAGCTGTCATTTCAGTAATGCCAGTTTTTATTTCTACTATTCCTGAAGCTTTATATGTTCCCCCATAGATATTAATATCATTAGTATGATCATTCCAACTTCCGATATGACTGGTGCTCCATGGAGTATTCTGTTGCGAGATTAAAACATTATCTGCAGCATATTGACCATCATCTTGCTCGTCATTCGGTTCTCCAGTGTTCCAACTTGTAAAATCTACGCTTGAACCATCAGACCAGACCCAGTTTCCTTCTTGGTCTTTATCGTTTAATCCAATCCATTTACCATTCTCACCATCATCCTGACTCAAAAATGTATTAACAATAAAATCTTGCTCTTCTTGGCTATTAATCGAGACTAAATTTCCCCCTAATTCTTTTGCTGCAGCTTGTGCTTCATCCCAAGTTGAGGGGCCAAGTTTTAAATAAATTGAATCTTCAAATCTAAAGAAAGGAATTTCTGCAATTCCAGAAATATTCCCATCACCATTATTGCTGACGTCATTCCAGGATCCGACTGGGAAAATATTATTTAATTGATTTCCATAGTTTGCCCAAATCATCCCATAATGTTCTGGATTATTGTAGCCTCCATTGCTAGGTTCGCTTGGATTCCAGTTTGTAAAGTCAACGCTTGAACCATCAGTCCATATCCAATTACCCTCTTGATCTTTATCAGTAAATCCAATCCATTTTCCATGATCGCCGTCATCTATAGATGCGAAAGCTTCATTAATAAAATCTTGCTCTATCTGACTATTAATAGAAACTAAATTACCGCCATAGTCTTCGCTTTTATTTTGAGCTTCCATCCATGTTGAATTTCCAAGCTCAAAATAGAAGCTTTTTCCTAGAATTTTCCCATTAAGAGATCCATCATTAGTTTCATAAGAAATCTCTACATCTCCATACCAATTTTCCTCGGGAGTATATGTCCAAGTAGCATTATTGTTGTAGAAAATTGTCCCTTTATTGACTGTTAGATTTTCAATAGTGAGTTCAGAACTATTTACTCCAGTAATAAGATCTGATTTGTTGAGTGTATAAGGCGTATTAATTAATCCATCACTTAATGAATTTTTGGCTACGGTTAATAAGTTCGATGAATTTTGTTCAATTAATTGCTCCTCACCGTCAATAGTGATAATTTTATAGTCGTTTTCGGAAAGAACCTCTTTCAATAAGTCACTGCTTAAATCTTTTTCAAGGATTTTTGCTGAAAATAAATAACCTTCATCTCCAGAGGTATCTTTAGAATTAACTTTAGAATCAATATGATGACCTAATTCTTCCGTAATAACTTCAAAAAAATTATATTGGCTTGTTTCTTCTATCCAATTTTCACTTACATAAATAGTTTCTTTAGAAGATGAGTATGCTGCAGTTTGAACTTGTGAGTCTGAATTAAGGAGTTTTATCTCTGGAAGCAACTCATAGGATAGTTGTTCTAATTGCCTGTTTAAATTATTGATATATTTATTTGATTCGTTTTCAGAAATAGCAGAAAAAATTGCAGCTTTAAATTTCCCATTTTTAGCAATTTTACTTAGGAAAGTATGCCAATTATCAACGTAGTCGTGAAAGTTATTCATGACTATATTTATAAGGATCTAGAAGGGAATAAATTTTCAAACAATCTAATCAATTTTATAATTTTTCAAGGCTAATTTTTGATTACGAGGACATATTTTATTAAATATGTAACAATTTGTAAATTACCTATTTTGATAGGTTTATTTTCTGCTAATAATTTATATTTTTTACGAAAAAAATACATAAATTAAATTAATTTTTCCTATGTAATTTTTGTGAATTTGTGTATATTTACTATTTAACTTAAAATAAAGAATAATCGTAATCGAATGAAATTTTATAGTCTTAAATAAGATAAGAAATGAATGAGATTTCTAAACAAAAGTTATTAAGTTGGGGCCTTTTAAAACAGGTATATAGAGAGGAAATTATTGATCAAAATATAAAGGATATACAAATTCCCAGTGATTTCAAAATGGAACCAATAGTAGAAAAATGGCTAATTAATTATGGTATAAAATCAAATGATCTTTTACAAATTTGGATGAAAGATAAGGGTTTTAATAATGAACAGTGGAAGAAATTTGTTTTGAGAGATTATAAATGGAGAAGGTGGTGCAGAGAAAAATTTGATAATGAATTACCTAGTTATTATTTAAAAAGAAAGCCTTTATTAGATCGAGTTACATATTCACTCATAAGAGTTAAAGATGAGGATTTGGCATTCGAGTTATTTATGAGAATTAATGAAGAAGAAGAAGAATTTAGTGATCTATCTAGTAGATACTCTGAGGGACCTGAAGCAAAATCTGGAGGCAAAATAGGTCCTGTCACTTTAAAGCAGACCCATCCCGTACTAGCAAAGATATTATTAATAAGTGAAGAATGTCAATTATGGCCTCCAAAAAAAATTGATAATTGGTGGATAATTGTCAGATTGGATAAGCTTATTAATACAGAATTAAACGAAGAAATTGCTTTGTATCTTACCTATGAGATGGGAGAGCAATTTCTTAAGAAAGAAACATCTTTTTCTGTCGAAGAAATTAATTTAATTAATAAAAATAATCAACTTAAATAGAAATGAAAAATAATTTATACAGTAGTTGGGAAGATTTACTAATAAATTTTGATAAAGACAAATTATCTTTTAGTAAAAATATCAAACTAATAAAGATTCCAATAGGAAAGAAATTTACAGATATTGGATCGTTACCATGTGGTGTTTTATTAGTTAAAAAAGGCAGGATAAGAGAAATTAGCTTTGATGAAAATGAGAAGCCTTTTACCACCAAAATTTATAATAAAGGAGAATTTGTAGGTTCAGAGCATTTATTAAGGGGAGAGAACTCAATAGCCCTTACTGCTTCATCTAATGTTGAAGGCACTTTATTAGAGGCGGAGGCCTTCATAAATTTTGCTATAAAAAATCCTAAATTTTTGGAATATTTTTCAACAGTTAGCACACAGGAAATTTTTTATTCTCTTAAAAAAGATTCTAAATTTACTGAAATGGAATATAAACAATTTCAAAATTATTTAGATAAAGTTAAATATCAAAAAAAAATAATAAACATTTATCCTGAGTCAAGTTTAGATGGTGGAATGAAGGGTAAATATCTTGTAAGTAGTTGTAATTTGAGAGATTATAAAATTGGACAAATTGTTCAAGAACCAAAGAATTTAGTAATAAAAGGAAAGCTTCCAGCAAGATTAATCCCTCTCACTTTTGATTTGCCTGAAAGTAAAAAAATAAAAATTTCTGAAACTTTTGTTAAGGATCAAATCTCTGATAAGAGATTACAAATAGAAGCACTTCAAGATATTTATGGTTCCAATCCTAAAACAGATATTTTCCCTGATTGTCGTGGAGAAGGAAAAATTGAGGAATTATTGGCTTTATTAAGAATGATATGTCGCTTTTATGAAATTCCTTTTAAAAAAGATTTTTTAAAAAAAATCCTCAAAAATCAACTAGAGGAATCTCAATTCTCATTAGATTTGTTGGCGGCAGTAATAAACTTAATTGGTTTAAAGACAATATTTCTTAATCCAGAGGATAAAGACCAGATTCTTAGAATCCCAACTCCTTCCATTTTTATAAAAAATCAAAAGCCTTTAATTATTTGGGAAATAGTGAACGATCAGCTTTTAATAGGTGATCCTAATTCAGGACAATCATATATGGAGACGGATGATTTAAGTAGTTCATTTAAAGATGGAATAAAAATTTTATATGCCGAGAGAACTCGAAGATCCCCAAAAAATAAATTTGGATTAGGTTGGTTTTGGCCATCTATTAAAAAACATAAGATTTCTCTGATTCAGGTAGTTATTGCCAGTTTCTTTGTTCAGCTTTTGGCACTTCTTAATCCCCTTTTAATTCAACAAATAATTGATGCCGTAATTTCTCAAGGCAATTTTTCTAGTCTCAATATCCTTGGAGGTTTATTGATTTTTTTAGCATTTGGACAAGCTATATTAGGTTCTTTAAGAACTTATCTTTTTTCAGATACTACAAATAGAATAGATATCTCTCTTGGTTCATCGATAATAAGTCATTTATTAAGATTGCCTTTAGATTACTTTGCTAAAAGGTCAGTAGGTGAAGTAAGCGGGAGAGTTGGAGAACTTGAGAAGATAAGGAGTTTTTTAACTGGAACTGCTCTTTCGGTATTATTAGATTCAATTTTTTCAGTAATATATATTGCGGTTTTATTATCATATTCTGTCCAATTAACAATCTGGGCACTTGGAGTCCTCCCTATCTTTGTTGCATTAACAATATTTATTTCTCCTGTTTTGAGAGATCAGCTTAGAAAAAAAGCAGAAGCTAGTGCAAAGGTTAATAGTCATATGGTTGAAAGTTTGAGCGGTATTGAAACTATCAAAGCTCAAAATATGGAACTATCAAGTGAGTGGAAATGGGAAAAAATGTATTCTATGCAGGTTAAAGAGGGTTTTAGAAACACAATTACGAATACAGCAGCTAGCTCTGCAAGTAATTTTCTTCAACAATTATCTGGCTTAATAATAATTTGGGCAGGTGCTGCAATGGTTCTTCAAGGGAAACTTACACTTGGACAACTTATTGCATTCAGGATTATTTCTAGTTACGTTACTAGTCCCCTTCTTAGGTTGGCAAGCTTGTGGCAGAGCTTTCAGGAGACTTCAATATCTTTGGAAAGGTTATCTGATATCGTAGACCATCCAGAGGAGATAGAAATAATGGGCGATAATTTGCCTCCGATGCCTCCAATTAATGGTGATATTGTCTATGAAAATGTAAACTTCAGATTCGGTTCTAATGGACCTTATCAACTTTTAAATATTAACTTAAAAATTAAAAAAAATTCTTTCATCGGATTTGTTGGAAGTAGTGGCTCAGGTAAAAGTACAGTTTTGAAACTTTTAACAAGATTATATGAGCCTAATTCTGGGTTTATAAAAATTGATAGTCATGATGTTTCTAAAGTTGATCTTTACTCTTTAAGAAATCAAATAGGAGTAGTTCCTCAAGATAGTATTCTTTTCGATGGGACTATTCAAGATAATATTTCTCTAACAAAACCTGAAGTCTCTTATGAAGAAGTAATCTGTGCTTCAAAGATTGCATGTGCTCATGAATTTATTGAAAAATTCCCGTCAGGTTATGCAAATTATGTTGGAGAAAGAGGGACTGGATTATCTGGAGGTCAAAGACAAAGGATTGCTATAGCAAGAGTAATACTTACAAAACCTAAGCTTTTAATTTTAGATGAAGCGACAAGTGCACTTGATGTTGACACTGAAAAAAGATTATTAAAAAATCTTCTTCAAAACTTTAAAGATACAACTATTTTATTTATAAGTCATAGGTTATCAAACCTTCGAAATGCAAATAATATTTTTGTGCTTGATGATGGAACAATAGTTGAAGAGGGTGATCATAGTGAGTTAATCAAACTTAATGGACGTTATGCAACTCTTTATAAACAACAAGAGGTTGAAATTTGATGATTAAGTTTAAAAAACTTTTAAAAAAAAGAATTGATTTTAGTCCTCAAGAGATGCGTTATAAATCCTCAACTTTTTGGGGTGTGACTCTTACATGGACAATTATTGGGTCATTTGGATTAAGTTTTATTTTTGCATGTTTTGCCAGAATTGATGAAGTCGTTACAACAAGAGGAGAATTACAACCATATGGTTCACTAAGACCTATTAAAATGCCCTTTTCTGCAAAGGTAGATGAAATCTTAATAAACGAAGGAGAGGAAGTGATAAAAAACCAAGTATTAATAAAGTTAGATACTGATATTTTTGAATCGAGAAGAAACAAATTAAATGTTGAAAGCAAATCACTAAGAGATATAATTTCAAATGAAAAGGAACTGCTAAAGAGAATTGAAAGTGTCATTGATG
This window contains:
- a CDS encoding lectin-like protein; this translates as MNNFHDYVDNWHTFLSKIAKNGKFKAAIFSAISENESNKYINNLNRQLEQLSYELLPEIKLLNSDSQVQTAAYSSSKETIYVSENWIEETSQYNFFEVITEELGHHIDSKVNSKDTSGDEGYLFSAKILEKDLSSDLLKEVLSENDYKIITIDGEEQLIEQNSSNLLTVAKNSLSDGLINTPYTLNKSDLITGVNSSELTIENLTVNKGTIFYNNNATWTYTPEENWYGDVEISYETNDGSLNGKILGKSFYFELGNSTWMEAQNKSEDYGGNLVSINSQIEQDFINEAFASIDDGDHGKWIGFTDKDQEGNWIWTDGSSVDFTNWNPSEPSNGGYNNPEHYGMIWANYGNQLNNIFPVGSWNDVSNNGDGNISGIAEIPFFRFEDSIYLKLGPSTWDEAQAAAKELGGNLVSINSQEEQDFIVNTFLSQDDGENGKWIGLNDKDQEGNWVWSDGSSVDFTSWNTGEPNDEQDDGQYAADNVLISQQNTPWSTSHIGSWNDHTNDINIYGGTYKASGIVEIKTGITEMTASLKINPLALEDITAPTLQSFELSQNNSVDISQGDGSFYFDITVSEDLSGFDYGYVVWESPSGTITVDQSFAVGSLEYTPNSDFSWEDLEVKIEQFSETGTWNLRAIYLKDEIGNSLSLNEEDFQELGLNADIEVVGGQEDTTAPTLQSFELSQNNSVDISQGDGSFYFDIT
- a CDS encoding peptidylprolyl isomerase translates to MNEISKQKLLSWGLLKQVYREEIIDQNIKDIQIPSDFKMEPIVEKWLINYGIKSNDLLQIWMKDKGFNNEQWKKFVLRDYKWRRWCREKFDNELPSYYLKRKPLLDRVTYSLIRVKDEDLAFELFMRINEEEEEFSDLSSRYSEGPEAKSGGKIGPVTLKQTHPVLAKILLISEECQLWPPKKIDNWWIIVRLDKLINTELNEEIALYLTYEMGEQFLKKETSFSVEEINLINKNNQLK
- a CDS encoding ABC transporter transmembrane domain-containing protein produces the protein MKNNLYSSWEDLLINFDKDKLSFSKNIKLIKIPIGKKFTDIGSLPCGVLLVKKGRIREISFDENEKPFTTKIYNKGEFVGSEHLLRGENSIALTASSNVEGTLLEAEAFINFAIKNPKFLEYFSTVSTQEIFYSLKKDSKFTEMEYKQFQNYLDKVKYQKKIINIYPESSLDGGMKGKYLVSSCNLRDYKIGQIVQEPKNLVIKGKLPARLIPLTFDLPESKKIKISETFVKDQISDKRLQIEALQDIYGSNPKTDIFPDCRGEGKIEELLALLRMICRFYEIPFKKDFLKKILKNQLEESQFSLDLLAAVINLIGLKTIFLNPEDKDQILRIPTPSIFIKNQKPLIIWEIVNDQLLIGDPNSGQSYMETDDLSSSFKDGIKILYAERTRRSPKNKFGLGWFWPSIKKHKISLIQVVIASFFVQLLALLNPLLIQQIIDAVISQGNFSSLNILGGLLIFLAFGQAILGSLRTYLFSDTTNRIDISLGSSIISHLLRLPLDYFAKRSVGEVSGRVGELEKIRSFLTGTALSVLLDSIFSVIYIAVLLSYSVQLTIWALGVLPIFVALTIFISPVLRDQLRKKAEASAKVNSHMVESLSGIETIKAQNMELSSEWKWEKMYSMQVKEGFRNTITNTAASSASNFLQQLSGLIIIWAGAAMVLQGKLTLGQLIAFRIISSYVTSPLLRLASLWQSFQETSISLERLSDIVDHPEEIEIMGDNLPPMPPINGDIVYENVNFRFGSNGPYQLLNINLKIKKNSFIGFVGSSGSGKSTVLKLLTRLYEPNSGFIKIDSHDVSKVDLYSLRNQIGVVPQDSILFDGTIQDNISLTKPEVSYEEVICASKIACAHEFIEKFPSGYANYVGERGTGLSGGQRQRIAIARVILTKPKLLILDEATSALDVDTEKRLLKNLLQNFKDTTILFISHRLSNLRNANNIFVLDDGTIVEEGDHSELIKLNGRYATLYKQQEVEI